The following coding sequences are from one Streptomyces sp. NBC_01232 window:
- a CDS encoding extracellular solute-binding protein codes for MKGRYLSLAASGAVLCLTAVTLTGCGALGGLTGDNEVTLRVVAADYGDNPQNSSQAYWKGLAEAFEKDHPGINVEVSVYSWSEVDAKVADMVKAGKAPDIAQIGAYSDYAAAGKLYSAEELLSVKTEADFLGPLADAGKVKQVQYGMPFVASTRLLFYNEKLLAEAGVIAKDAKGWQPKSWADLEAAAKKLKAANVPTPFAVPLGREEAQAETMMWMLAGGGGYTDNEESYAIDSAPNVKALEFLRDKMVGQGLTGPVEPGKLDRQAAFDAFTKGEVGMLNGHPTLLKQAEAKGVKFGMVPLPTSDGSDQPAMGVADWVMAFKTGHRAQSGKFLDFLYQPKNVTAFTEKYDLLPATTSGYQAKQAATGGSAPQLKPFLTALPGSRLYPVGKKSWAGVSEDIKQNIGKTVQPGGQPAKVLEEIATSARTAEPR; via the coding sequence GTGAAGGGCCGTTACCTGAGCCTGGCCGCGTCCGGTGCCGTGCTGTGCCTGACCGCCGTGACGCTGACCGGCTGCGGAGCCCTCGGCGGACTCACCGGAGACAACGAGGTGACCCTGCGGGTCGTGGCGGCCGACTACGGGGACAATCCGCAGAACTCCTCCCAGGCCTACTGGAAGGGCCTCGCCGAAGCCTTCGAGAAGGACCACCCGGGCATAAACGTCGAGGTCAGCGTCTACTCCTGGTCCGAGGTCGACGCCAAGGTCGCCGACATGGTCAAGGCCGGCAAGGCCCCCGACATCGCCCAGATCGGCGCCTACTCCGACTACGCGGCCGCCGGAAAGCTGTACTCGGCGGAAGAGCTGCTCTCCGTGAAGACCGAGGCCGACTTCCTCGGCCCGCTCGCCGACGCCGGCAAGGTCAAGCAGGTCCAGTACGGCATGCCCTTCGTGGCCAGCACCCGGCTGCTCTTCTACAACGAGAAGCTGCTGGCCGAGGCCGGAGTGATCGCCAAGGACGCCAAGGGCTGGCAGCCGAAGAGCTGGGCGGACCTGGAAGCCGCCGCCAAGAAGCTCAAGGCCGCGAACGTGCCCACCCCCTTCGCGGTGCCGCTGGGCCGCGAGGAGGCGCAGGCCGAGACCATGATGTGGATGCTCGCGGGCGGTGGCGGCTACACCGACAACGAGGAGTCGTACGCGATCGACTCCGCCCCCAACGTCAAGGCGCTGGAGTTCCTGCGGGACAAGATGGTCGGCCAGGGGCTGACCGGCCCCGTGGAGCCCGGCAAGCTGGACCGGCAGGCCGCCTTCGACGCCTTCACCAAGGGCGAGGTCGGCATGCTCAACGGGCACCCGACGCTGCTCAAGCAGGCCGAAGCCAAGGGCGTGAAGTTCGGCATGGTGCCGCTGCCGACCTCCGACGGCAGCGATCAGCCCGCGATGGGCGTCGCGGACTGGGTCATGGCCTTCAAGACCGGCCACCGCGCGCAGTCCGGCAAGTTCCTGGACTTCCTGTACCAGCCGAAGAACGTGACGGCCTTCACCGAGAAGTACGACCTGCTGCCCGCCACCACCAGCGGCTACCAGGCCAAGCAGGCGGCGACGGGCGGCTCGGCGCCGCAGCTGAAGCCGTTTCTGACGGCGCTGCCCGGCTCGCGGCTCTACCCGGTCGGCAAGAAGTCCTGGGCGGGCGTCAGCGAGGACATCAAGCAGAACATCGGCAAGACCGTCCAGCCGGGCGGACAGCCGGCGAAGGTGCTGGAGGAGATCGCCACGTCGGCCCGGACGGCGGAGCCGCGCTGA
- a CDS encoding alpha,alpha-trehalose-phosphate synthase (UDP-forming): MASQVLVAANRGPLSYALAEDGALSARRGGGGLVSGLSTALAEQPEALWICAALSDADREAVRRGVAEPGVRMLDIDPSMYDDAYNGIANSVLWFTHHHLYDVPREPVFDAEFRRRWESYERYNQAFAEALAEEAAQGASVLVQDYHLALVPGLLRVLRPDLRIAHFTHTPWASPGYLAMLPDQVRETLLWGMLGADVLGFHTEAWAAEFLGSAQLDDAWGRSTVQDGSVVEHQRYSVWPARTTRVCAYPLGVDGDELRALANRPEVNDKLAELRAEVDGLRTIVRVDRTELSKNILRGLLAYRELLTARPQWRGRVVHLASAYPSRQDLRVYREYTAAVAELAAEINAEFGTEDWQPVLVSVKDDFARSLAAYRLADVALVNPVRDGMNLVAKEIPVVSEAGCVLVLSTGAGAYEELRRDAVTVNPYDVTQTAEALHTALSMPVPERAERCKRLAAAATSLPPAQWFTAQLSALTD; this comes from the coding sequence ATGGCTTCCCAGGTGCTCGTTGCAGCGAACCGCGGCCCCCTCTCCTACGCCCTGGCCGAGGACGGAGCGCTCAGCGCCCGGCGCGGCGGGGGCGGTCTCGTCTCCGGACTCTCCACGGCCCTTGCGGAGCAGCCGGAGGCATTGTGGATCTGTGCGGCACTGTCGGACGCGGACCGTGAGGCGGTCCGCCGGGGTGTGGCCGAGCCGGGCGTCCGGATGCTGGACATCGATCCCAGCATGTACGACGACGCGTACAACGGCATCGCCAACTCCGTGCTCTGGTTCACCCACCACCACCTGTACGACGTCCCGCGCGAGCCGGTCTTCGACGCGGAGTTCCGCCGCCGGTGGGAGTCGTACGAGCGCTACAACCAGGCCTTCGCCGAAGCCCTGGCCGAGGAGGCCGCGCAGGGCGCGTCGGTCCTGGTCCAGGACTACCACCTGGCCCTGGTGCCCGGACTGCTGCGGGTGCTCCGGCCCGACCTGCGGATCGCGCACTTCACGCACACTCCGTGGGCCTCGCCCGGCTACCTCGCCATGCTGCCTGACCAGGTGCGCGAGACCCTGCTCTGGGGCATGCTCGGCGCGGACGTGCTCGGCTTCCACACCGAGGCCTGGGCGGCCGAGTTCCTGGGATCGGCGCAGCTGGACGACGCGTGGGGCCGGTCCACGGTGCAGGACGGCTCGGTGGTGGAACACCAGCGGTACTCGGTGTGGCCGGCCCGCACCACCCGGGTGTGCGCGTACCCGCTGGGCGTGGACGGCGACGAGCTGCGGGCGCTGGCGAACCGGCCGGAGGTGAACGACAAGCTGGCGGAGCTGCGGGCGGAGGTCGACGGACTGCGGACGATCGTCCGCGTGGACCGCACCGAACTGTCGAAGAACATCCTGCGCGGCCTGCTGGCCTACCGGGAACTGCTGACCGCGCGCCCCCAGTGGCGCGGCCGGGTGGTCCACCTGGCATCGGCCTACCCGTCGCGGCAGGACCTGCGGGTCTACCGGGAGTACACGGCGGCGGTGGCGGAGCTGGCGGCGGAGATCAACGCGGAGTTCGGCACGGAGGACTGGCAGCCGGTGCTGGTGTCGGTGAAGGACGACTTCGCGCGCTCACTGGCGGCGTACCGGCTGGCGGACGTGGCGCTGGTGAATCCGGTGCGGGACGGGATGAACCTGGTGGCGAAGGAGATCCCGGTGGTGTCGGAGGCGGGCTGCGTGCTGGTGCTGTCCACCGGGGCGGGGGCGTACGAGGAACTCCGCCGGGACGCGGTGACGGTGAACCCGTACGACGTGACGCAGACGGCGGAGGCGCTGCACACGGCACTGTCGATGCCGGTGCCGGAGCGCGCGGAACGCTGCAAGCGCCTCGCGGCGGCGGCGACGTCCCTTCCCCCGGCCCAGTGGTTCACGGCCCAGCTCTCGGCCCTGACCGACTGA
- the nagA gene encoding N-acetylglucosamine-6-phosphate deacetylase, which translates to MSGSAHSTVLSGARVVLPTGTVASGRVIVDGDRIAGSADAGTRTVDLSGHWIVPGFVDIHNHGGGGASFTSGTAEDVLKGVRTHREHGTTTLVASTVTGDLDELARRAALLAELTQAGEIAGIHFEGPFINPCRKGAHKEDLLRDPDPAEVRKLIDAAHGAARMFTLATELPGGLDSVRLLAEHGVIAAIGHTDATYEQTRAAIDAGATVATHLFNAMPPLAHREPGPIAALLEDERITVELINDGTHLHPAALELAFHHAGAHRVALITDAMDAAGFGDGTYHLGPLEVEVRHGVARLVEGGSIAGSTLTLDTAFKRSVTLDKLPVESVVQAISANPAKLIGLYDEIGSLEPGKYADLVVLDAAFDVKGVMRRGEWIVSPPS; encoded by the coding sequence ATGTCCGGAAGCGCACACAGCACTGTTCTTTCCGGCGCCAGGGTGGTGCTGCCCACCGGGACGGTGGCGAGCGGCAGGGTCATCGTCGACGGCGACCGCATCGCCGGCAGCGCCGACGCGGGCACGCGCACCGTCGACCTGTCCGGGCACTGGATCGTCCCCGGCTTCGTCGACATCCACAACCACGGCGGCGGCGGCGCCTCGTTCACCTCCGGCACCGCCGAGGACGTCCTCAAGGGCGTCCGCACCCACCGCGAGCACGGCACCACCACCCTCGTCGCCTCCACCGTCACCGGCGACCTGGACGAACTGGCCCGCCGCGCCGCCCTGCTCGCCGAACTGACGCAAGCGGGCGAGATCGCCGGCATCCACTTCGAGGGGCCGTTCATCAACCCCTGCCGCAAGGGCGCGCACAAGGAGGACCTGCTCCGCGACCCCGACCCGGCCGAGGTCCGCAAGCTGATCGACGCCGCGCACGGCGCCGCCCGCATGTTCACCCTGGCCACCGAACTGCCGGGCGGCCTGGACTCCGTACGGCTGCTCGCCGAGCACGGGGTCATCGCGGCGATCGGCCACACGGACGCCACCTACGAGCAGACGCGCGCCGCCATCGACGCGGGCGCGACCGTGGCCACCCACCTCTTCAACGCGATGCCGCCCCTCGCCCACCGCGAGCCCGGCCCGATCGCCGCGCTGCTGGAGGACGAGCGGATCACCGTCGAGCTCATCAACGACGGCACCCACCTGCACCCGGCGGCCCTCGAACTCGCCTTCCACCACGCGGGCGCGCACCGCGTCGCGCTGATCACCGACGCGATGGACGCGGCCGGCTTCGGCGACGGGACCTACCACCTCGGCCCGCTGGAGGTCGAGGTCAGGCACGGCGTGGCACGGCTGGTGGAGGGCGGCTCCATCGCCGGCTCGACCCTCACCCTGGACACCGCCTTCAAGCGCTCGGTGACCCTCGACAAGCTGCCGGTGGAGTCCGTGGTCCAGGCGATCTCGGCCAATCCCGCCAAGCTGATCGGCCTGTACGACGAGATCGGCTCGCTGGAGCCCGGCAAGTACGCGGACCTCGTCGTCCTGGACGCCGCCTTCGACGTCAAGGGCGTCATGCGCCGCGGCGAATGGATCGTCAGCCCGCCCTCCTGA
- a CDS encoding ROK family protein, with protein sequence MKHVIALDVGGTGMKAALVADDGTLLHEARRATGRERGPDAVVETIQDFAAELLDTGRERFGRPASAAGVAVPGIVDAENGIAVYAANLGWRDVPMRDLLSRRLGGIPVALGHDVRTGGLAEGRIGAGRGADRFLFVPLGTGIAGAIGIAGRIEAGAHGYAGEIGHIVVRPGGPACGCGQHGCLETLASAAAVSRAWAEASGDPAADAADCAKAVESGDARAREVWLAAVGALADGLVTAITLLDPRTLIIGGGLAEAGETLFTPLRTAVEERVTFQRLPHIVPAALGDTAGCLGAGLLAWDLLATEVPA encoded by the coding sequence GTGAAACACGTCATCGCCCTCGATGTGGGCGGCACCGGGATGAAGGCCGCCCTCGTCGCCGACGACGGCACCCTGCTCCACGAAGCGCGCCGGGCCACCGGCCGCGAGCGGGGCCCCGACGCCGTCGTCGAGACGATCCAGGACTTCGCCGCCGAGCTGCTCGACACCGGCCGGGAGCGCTTCGGACGGCCCGCCTCGGCCGCCGGTGTCGCCGTCCCGGGCATCGTCGACGCCGAGAACGGGATCGCCGTCTACGCGGCGAACCTGGGCTGGCGCGACGTACCGATGCGCGACCTGCTCAGCAGACGCCTCGGCGGCATCCCGGTGGCCCTCGGCCACGACGTGCGCACGGGCGGACTCGCCGAGGGCCGCATCGGCGCAGGCCGCGGCGCCGACCGCTTCCTCTTCGTCCCGCTGGGCACCGGCATCGCCGGAGCCATCGGCATCGCCGGCCGCATCGAGGCCGGTGCCCACGGCTACGCGGGCGAGATCGGGCACATCGTGGTGCGCCCGGGCGGCCCCGCCTGCGGCTGCGGCCAGCACGGCTGCCTGGAGACCCTCGCCTCCGCGGCGGCCGTCAGCCGCGCCTGGGCGGAGGCCTCCGGCGACCCCGCGGCCGACGCCGCGGACTGCGCCAAGGCCGTCGAATCCGGTGACGCGCGCGCCCGGGAGGTCTGGCTCGCCGCCGTCGGCGCCCTCGCCGACGGACTGGTCACCGCCATCACCCTGCTGGACCCCCGCACGCTGATCATCGGTGGCGGGCTGGCGGAGGCCGGGGAAACCTTGTTCACACCACTACGGACGGCCGTGGAGGAGCGCGTGACGTTCCAGCGGCTCCCCCACATCGTTCCGGCTGCCCTCGGGGACACCGCCGGATGCCTGGGCGCAGGGCTGCTCGCCTGGGACCTACTCGCCACGGAGGTACCTGCCTGA
- a CDS encoding glucosyl-3-phosphoglycerate synthase produces the protein MLEEVERWLADRSWSAADRPLDQLLDRKRAAGTTVSVVLPALDEEATVGAIVEVIRRELIESLPVPLVDELVVIDSGSTDRTAEVAAKAGARVVHRDEVLPRIPALPGKGEVLWRSLLATGGDIVCFVDADLRDFSASFVSGIVGPLLTDPDVQFVKAMYDRPLGDAPGQGGRVTELVARPLLNLHWPQLAGFVQPLGGEYAVRRSLLERLPFPVGYGVELGLLVDALHTVGLDALAQVDVGVRVHRHQDGQALGRMAAAIYRTAQVRLSRGHLVRPELTQFERGPEGFVPRTYPVDTEERPPMAGIKEYALRRVA, from the coding sequence GTGCTGGAAGAGGTGGAGCGATGGCTGGCCGACCGCTCCTGGTCCGCCGCCGACCGACCGCTCGACCAGCTGCTCGACCGGAAACGGGCGGCCGGGACGACGGTCAGCGTCGTGCTGCCCGCGCTCGACGAGGAGGCGACGGTCGGCGCGATCGTCGAGGTGATCCGGCGTGAGCTGATCGAGTCACTGCCCGTCCCCCTGGTGGACGAGCTGGTCGTCATCGACTCGGGGTCCACCGACCGCACCGCGGAGGTCGCGGCGAAGGCCGGGGCCCGGGTGGTGCACCGCGACGAGGTGCTGCCGCGCATCCCGGCGCTGCCCGGCAAGGGCGAGGTCCTGTGGCGCTCGCTGCTGGCCACCGGCGGGGACATCGTCTGCTTCGTCGACGCCGATCTGCGGGACTTCTCCGCCTCCTTCGTCTCCGGGATCGTCGGCCCGCTGCTGACCGACCCGGACGTGCAGTTCGTCAAGGCGATGTACGACCGCCCGCTCGGCGACGCTCCCGGCCAGGGCGGCCGGGTCACCGAGCTCGTCGCCCGCCCGCTCCTGAACCTGCACTGGCCGCAGCTGGCCGGCTTCGTCCAGCCGCTGGGCGGCGAGTACGCCGTACGCCGCTCCCTGCTGGAACGGCTGCCGTTCCCCGTCGGGTACGGCGTCGAGCTGGGCCTGCTGGTCGACGCCCTGCACACGGTCGGTCTGGACGCGCTGGCCCAGGTGGACGTCGGCGTACGGGTCCACCGCCACCAGGACGGGCAGGCGCTGGGCCGGATGGCCGCGGCGATCTACCGCACCGCCCAGGTACGCCTCTCGCGCGGGCATCTCGTACGGCCCGAGCTGACGCAGTTCGAGCGCGGGCCGGAGGGGTTCGTGCCGCGGACGTACCCGGTGGACACCGAGGAGCGGCCGCCGATGGCGGGCATCAAGGAGTACGCACTGCGGCGCGTGGCGTGA
- the otsB gene encoding trehalose-phosphatase: MGSHPHDLPMPVTAAGREGLEALLRAPRRSVVALDFDGTLADIVPDPDQARAHPGAVPALSALAPEVDSVAVITGRPAGVAVRYGGFAGVPGLQHLVVLGHYGAERWDAVSGIVHAPAEHPGVAAVRAELPGFLDSIGAWRGTWIEEKGRALAVHTRRAEDPAAAFAALREPLAELAARHGLMVEPGRAVLELRPPGMDKGVALTEFLAERDAEAVLYAGDDLGDLAAFAAVEKGRTDGLPGLLVCSGSAEVPELAARADLVLPGPGPVAAFLATLAAALRG; the protein is encoded by the coding sequence ATGGGGAGCCATCCGCACGACTTGCCGATGCCCGTCACCGCAGCCGGACGCGAGGGACTCGAAGCCCTGCTCCGCGCACCCCGCCGGTCCGTGGTCGCCCTGGACTTCGACGGCACTCTCGCCGACATCGTCCCGGACCCGGACCAGGCCCGAGCCCACCCCGGAGCCGTCCCGGCCCTGTCCGCACTCGCACCCGAGGTCGACTCGGTGGCAGTGATCACCGGACGGCCTGCGGGCGTCGCCGTCCGCTACGGAGGCTTCGCCGGGGTCCCCGGCCTGCAGCACCTGGTCGTCCTCGGCCACTACGGGGCCGAACGCTGGGACGCCGTCAGCGGCATCGTCCACGCGCCCGCCGAGCACCCCGGGGTGGCGGCGGTCCGGGCCGAGCTGCCGGGGTTCCTGGACTCCATCGGGGCCTGGCGCGGCACCTGGATCGAGGAGAAGGGCCGCGCCCTGGCCGTGCACACCCGGCGGGCGGAGGATCCGGCGGCGGCCTTCGCGGCGCTGCGCGAACCCCTGGCCGAGCTGGCGGCGCGGCACGGGCTGATGGTCGAGCCGGGGCGGGCGGTGCTGGAGCTGAGGCCGCCCGGCATGGACAAGGGCGTCGCCCTGACGGAGTTCCTGGCGGAGCGGGACGCGGAGGCGGTGCTGTACGCGGGCGACGACCTGGGTGACCTGGCGGCGTTCGCGGCGGTGGAGAAGGGCCGTACGGACGGCCTGCCGGGGCTGCTGGTGTGCAGTGGCTCCGCGGAGGTCCCCGAGCTCGCCGCGCGGGCCGACCTGGTCCTCCCCGGCCCGGGCCCGGTCGCCGCCTTCCTGGCCACCCTGGCCGCGGCCCTCCGGGGCTGA
- a CDS encoding DUF3263 domain-containing protein: MTDDGQLTATEAAVLGYEGRTWPGPGAKERAIREGLGMTPVRYYQLLNALMDDPRALAHAPGTVNRLRRIREAQRARR; encoded by the coding sequence ATGACGGACGACGGGCAGCTGACGGCCACGGAGGCCGCGGTGCTCGGGTACGAGGGACGCACCTGGCCCGGGCCCGGAGCCAAGGAACGGGCCATCCGGGAAGGGCTGGGGATGACCCCCGTCCGCTACTACCAGCTGCTCAACGCGCTGATGGACGACCCGCGGGCGCTGGCCCACGCGCCCGGCACGGTGAACCGGCTGCGCAGGATCCGCGAGGCGCAGCGGGCCCGGCGATAG